From the Theobroma cacao cultivar B97-61/B2 chromosome 2, Criollo_cocoa_genome_V2, whole genome shotgun sequence genome, one window contains:
- the LOC18610221 gene encoding cytochrome b5, which produces MPTLTKLYTMQEASQHNSKEDCWVVIDGKVYDVTSYLDEHPGGDDVVLASTGKDATDDFEDAGHSKSAKELMQTFCIGELDTSSPIIPELEISSKKETTDYSQKLMGLSKQYWAVPVAVVGISVVVGFLYLRRN; this is translated from the exons ATGCCGACCCTTACGAAGCTTTATACGATGCAAGAAGCCTCGCAGCACAACAGCAAAGAGGATTGCTGGGTCGTCATAGACggcaag GTATATGATGTTACTTCTTATTTGGATGAGCACCCAGGAGGTGATGATGTAGTGCTTGCATCGACAG GGAAAGACGCAACAGATGATTTTGAAGATGCTGGACACAGCAAAAGTGCGAAAGAGCTCATGCAGACCTTTTGCATTGGTGAGCTTGACACATCCTCCCCAATCATTCCAGAACTTGAAATTTCCTCCAAGAAGGAAACAACTGATTACTCTCAGAAGCTCATGGGTTTGTCAAAGCAATACTGGGCGGTTCCTGTGGCTGTTGTTGGCATATCTGTGGTGGTTGGGTTCTTATACCTGCGTAGGAACTAA
- the LOC18610222 gene encoding protein NRT1/ PTR FAMILY 5.6 isoform X1, translated as MTTCDALQRWFRLPERLVIFTFGLLLSKGMMTYVLANLMTFLTDFWNLNLKEAAAIVNLQEGLRNMLQILVALCIDACLGYRWMLILSSVLYSTGLGLLAFSVPQYFFKNEKVCPLEKVQCFKKLKHTPFWEGLALLIAGGAAQVIPLYSLSFEQTKVVRVPEHCEATKLKVACCLCKVRIGGWRQLQQRIIRWFCIGFMMLGTITSVYGFISFKRKWHQRFLISAIAIVIGLLWFLCGFPFYGPRRLQPSPLSTMLSALIAAARKRHLNCGGNLEQLHRGNAEETLLLTDHLKWLNKAAVKESLADDNLTMEEKRWRLCTVNEVEQTKLLLNIIPMSATFILYGMVKSLGNSFFVEQANSMRGGIPIVVFQMIKGFSKGLVKSGYKMVFEKRIRRIKRQYSDGVKIGIGMLASIICCAAASSVESQRLKALSKEGLSNDPNATAPITAFWLVLPFFFLGAMEGLAGDGIQDFFGHYAPDSRRYGPVFTSSLTGFGTVLNIGFLSFLDYYSKSRYSVSWLGDNINQSRLDYIYRAYTMVALFNCFLYAYVSYQYSYDNIIGRPEEEEEIPFLEVKEEETAAGDQQNSQGQVNVELHPIPVR; from the exons ATGACAACATGTGATGCACTCCAAAGATGGTTCAGATTGCCTGAACGACTGGTCATATTCACTTTTG GTCTGCTCCTCAGCAAGGGAATGATGACTTATGTGCTGGCAAACCTTATGACATTCCTCACAGATTTCtggaatttgaatttaaaagaaGCTGCAGCAATCGTCAATCTTCAAGAGGGTCTAAGGAATATGTTGCAGATACTCGTTGCTCTCTGCATAGATGCTTGCCTTGGTTATCGATGGATGTTGATTCTATCTAGTGTTTTATATTCTACT GGACTTGGCCTTTTAGCATTCTCAGTGCCTCAATACTTTTTCAAGAATGAAAAAGTATGTCCTCTGGAGAAAGTCCAATGCTTTAAGAAGTTGAAACATACACCTTTCTGGGAAGGATTAGCTCTTCTGATCGCTGGTGGTGCTGCACAAGTTATTCCCCTTTACTCCCTTTCTTTTGAACAAACCAAGGTTGTAAGAGTACCAGAACACTGTGAAGCAACAAAACTAAAAGTTGCATGTTGCTTGTGCAAGGTTAGAATAGGAGGCTGGCGGCAATTGCAGCAGAGAATAATCAGATGGTTTTGTATCGGATTTATGATGCTGGGAACTATAACATCAGTTTATGGTTTCATCTCTTTTAAACGCAAATGGCATCAGCGTTTTTTGATATCAGCCATTGCCATAGTAATTGGTTTGCTTTGGTTTCTCTGTGGTTTCCCCTTCTATGGGCCTCGTCGACTGCAGCCAAGTCCTCTTTCCACTATGCTAAGTGCCTTGATTGCTGCGGCGCGGAAGAGGCATCTTAATTGCGGAGGAAATTTGGAACAACTTCATCGTGGTAATGCGGAAGAAACTCTACTCCTTACAGACCATCTTAA GTGGCTCAACAAGGCTGCAGTAAAAGAGTCATTGGCTGATGATAATCTAACGATGGAAGAAAAGAGATGGAGACTCTGCACAGTAAATGAAGTAGAGCAAACAAAACTtctattaaatattattcCAATGTCCGCAACTTTCATCCTGTATGGCATGGTGAAATCTCTTGGCAATTCCTTCTTTGTTGAGCAGGCTAACAGCATGAGAGGTGGTATCCCAATAGTTGTTTTTCAGATGATCAAAGGATTTTCTAAAGGGTTAGTCAAAAGTGGGTATAAAATGGTGTTTGAAAAACGGataagaagaataaaaagacaGTACTCTGATGGAGTGAAGATTGGCATTGGTATGCTGGCTTCTATAATATGCTGCGCTGCTGCGTCATCAGTTGAGTCTCAAAGGTTAAAAGCTCTGAGTAAAGAGGGCCTGTCAAATGATCCGAATGCTACTGCCCCCATCACAGCATTTTGGTTGGTTCTGCCATTTTTTTTCCTGGGCGCAATGGAAGGCTTAGCTGGTGATGGCATCCAAGATTTCTTTGGTCATTATGCTCCAGATTCAAGGAGATATGGACCTGTATTTACTAGCTCACTCACCGGATTTGGAACGGTACTTAACATAGGATTCCTATCTTTTCTAGATTATTACAGCAAATCCAGATACAGTGTGAGTTGGCTTGGTGATAATATAAACCAAAGTCGGTTAGATTATATCTATCGCGCATATACCATGGTGGCCCTGTTCAACTGTTTTCTCTATGCTTATGTCTCCTATCAGTATTCTTACGATAATATCATAGGAAGaccagaagaagaagaagagataCCATTCTTGGAagtgaaagaagaagaaacagcaGCCGGAGACCAACAGAACAGCCAAGGGCAAGTGAATGTTGAGTTGCATCCGATTCCAGTGCGTTAG
- the LOC18610222 gene encoding protein NRT1/ PTR FAMILY 5.6 isoform X2: MTTCDALQRWFRLPERLVIFTFGLLLSKGMMTYVLANLMTFLTDFWNLNLKEAAAIVNLQEGLRNMLQILVALCIDACLGYRWMLILSSVLYSTGLGLLAFSVPQYFFKNEKVCPLEKVQCFKKLKHTPFWEGLALLIAGGAAQVIPLYSLSFEQTKVVRVPEHCEATKLKVACCLCKVRIGGWRQLQQRIIRWFCIGFMMLGTITSVYGFISFKRKWHQRFLISAIAIVIGLLWFLCGFPFYGPRRLQPSPLSTMLSALIAAARKRHLNCGGNLEQLHRGNAEETLLLTDHLKWLNKAAVKESLADDNLTMEEKRWRLCTVNEANSMRGGIPIVVFQMIKGFSKGLVKSGYKMVFEKRIRRIKRQYSDGVKIGIGMLASIICCAAASSVESQRLKALSKEGLSNDPNATAPITAFWLVLPFFFLGAMEGLAGDGIQDFFGHYAPDSRRYGPVFTSSLTGFGTVLNIGFLSFLDYYSKSRYSVSWLGDNINQSRLDYIYRAYTMVALFNCFLYAYVSYQYSYDNIIGRPEEEEEIPFLEVKEEETAAGDQQNSQGQVNVELHPIPVR; encoded by the exons ATGACAACATGTGATGCACTCCAAAGATGGTTCAGATTGCCTGAACGACTGGTCATATTCACTTTTG GTCTGCTCCTCAGCAAGGGAATGATGACTTATGTGCTGGCAAACCTTATGACATTCCTCACAGATTTCtggaatttgaatttaaaagaaGCTGCAGCAATCGTCAATCTTCAAGAGGGTCTAAGGAATATGTTGCAGATACTCGTTGCTCTCTGCATAGATGCTTGCCTTGGTTATCGATGGATGTTGATTCTATCTAGTGTTTTATATTCTACT GGACTTGGCCTTTTAGCATTCTCAGTGCCTCAATACTTTTTCAAGAATGAAAAAGTATGTCCTCTGGAGAAAGTCCAATGCTTTAAGAAGTTGAAACATACACCTTTCTGGGAAGGATTAGCTCTTCTGATCGCTGGTGGTGCTGCACAAGTTATTCCCCTTTACTCCCTTTCTTTTGAACAAACCAAGGTTGTAAGAGTACCAGAACACTGTGAAGCAACAAAACTAAAAGTTGCATGTTGCTTGTGCAAGGTTAGAATAGGAGGCTGGCGGCAATTGCAGCAGAGAATAATCAGATGGTTTTGTATCGGATTTATGATGCTGGGAACTATAACATCAGTTTATGGTTTCATCTCTTTTAAACGCAAATGGCATCAGCGTTTTTTGATATCAGCCATTGCCATAGTAATTGGTTTGCTTTGGTTTCTCTGTGGTTTCCCCTTCTATGGGCCTCGTCGACTGCAGCCAAGTCCTCTTTCCACTATGCTAAGTGCCTTGATTGCTGCGGCGCGGAAGAGGCATCTTAATTGCGGAGGAAATTTGGAACAACTTCATCGTGGTAATGCGGAAGAAACTCTACTCCTTACAGACCATCTTAA GTGGCTCAACAAGGCTGCAGTAAAAGAGTCATTGGCTGATGATAATCTAACGATGGAAGAAAAGAGATGGAGACTCTGCACAGTAAATGAA GCTAACAGCATGAGAGGTGGTATCCCAATAGTTGTTTTTCAGATGATCAAAGGATTTTCTAAAGGGTTAGTCAAAAGTGGGTATAAAATGGTGTTTGAAAAACGGataagaagaataaaaagacaGTACTCTGATGGAGTGAAGATTGGCATTGGTATGCTGGCTTCTATAATATGCTGCGCTGCTGCGTCATCAGTTGAGTCTCAAAGGTTAAAAGCTCTGAGTAAAGAGGGCCTGTCAAATGATCCGAATGCTACTGCCCCCATCACAGCATTTTGGTTGGTTCTGCCATTTTTTTTCCTGGGCGCAATGGAAGGCTTAGCTGGTGATGGCATCCAAGATTTCTTTGGTCATTATGCTCCAGATTCAAGGAGATATGGACCTGTATTTACTAGCTCACTCACCGGATTTGGAACGGTACTTAACATAGGATTCCTATCTTTTCTAGATTATTACAGCAAATCCAGATACAGTGTGAGTTGGCTTGGTGATAATATAAACCAAAGTCGGTTAGATTATATCTATCGCGCATATACCATGGTGGCCCTGTTCAACTGTTTTCTCTATGCTTATGTCTCCTATCAGTATTCTTACGATAATATCATAGGAAGaccagaagaagaagaagagataCCATTCTTGGAagtgaaagaagaagaaacagcaGCCGGAGACCAACAGAACAGCCAAGGGCAAGTGAATGTTGAGTTGCATCCGATTCCAGTGCGTTAG
- the LOC18610222 gene encoding protein NRT1/ PTR FAMILY 5.5 isoform X3, whose translation MTTCDALQRWFRLPERLVIFTFGLLLSKGMMTYVLANLMTFLTDFWNLNLKEAAAIVNLQEGLRNMLQILVALCIDACLGYRWMLILSSVLYSTGLGLLAFSVPQYFFKNEKVCPLEKVQCFKKLKHTPFWEGLALLIAGGAAQVRIGGWRQLQQRIIRWFCIGFMMLGTITSVYGFISFKRKWHQRFLISAIAIVIGLLWFLCGFPFYGPRRLQPSPLSTMLSALIAAARKRHLNCGGNLEQLHRGNAEETLLLTDHLKWLNKAAVKESLADDNLTMEEKRWRLCTVNEVEQTKLLLNIIPMSATFILYGMVKSLGNSFFVEQANSMRGGIPIVVFQMIKGFSKGLVKSGYKMVFEKRIRRIKRQYSDGVKIGIGMLASIICCAAASSVESQRLKALSKEGLSNDPNATAPITAFWLVLPFFFLGAMEGLAGDGIQDFFGHYAPDSRRYGPVFTSSLTGFGTVLNIGFLSFLDYYSKSRYSVSWLGDNINQSRLDYIYRAYTMVALFNCFLYAYVSYQYSYDNIIGRPEEEEEIPFLEVKEEETAAGDQQNSQGQVNVELHPIPVR comes from the exons ATGACAACATGTGATGCACTCCAAAGATGGTTCAGATTGCCTGAACGACTGGTCATATTCACTTTTG GTCTGCTCCTCAGCAAGGGAATGATGACTTATGTGCTGGCAAACCTTATGACATTCCTCACAGATTTCtggaatttgaatttaaaagaaGCTGCAGCAATCGTCAATCTTCAAGAGGGTCTAAGGAATATGTTGCAGATACTCGTTGCTCTCTGCATAGATGCTTGCCTTGGTTATCGATGGATGTTGATTCTATCTAGTGTTTTATATTCTACT GGACTTGGCCTTTTAGCATTCTCAGTGCCTCAATACTTTTTCAAGAATGAAAAAGTATGTCCTCTGGAGAAAGTCCAATGCTTTAAGAAGTTGAAACATACACCTTTCTGGGAAGGATTAGCTCTTCTGATCGCTGGTGGTGCTGCACAA GTTAGAATAGGAGGCTGGCGGCAATTGCAGCAGAGAATAATCAGATGGTTTTGTATCGGATTTATGATGCTGGGAACTATAACATCAGTTTATGGTTTCATCTCTTTTAAACGCAAATGGCATCAGCGTTTTTTGATATCAGCCATTGCCATAGTAATTGGTTTGCTTTGGTTTCTCTGTGGTTTCCCCTTCTATGGGCCTCGTCGACTGCAGCCAAGTCCTCTTTCCACTATGCTAAGTGCCTTGATTGCTGCGGCGCGGAAGAGGCATCTTAATTGCGGAGGAAATTTGGAACAACTTCATCGTGGTAATGCGGAAGAAACTCTACTCCTTACAGACCATCTTAA GTGGCTCAACAAGGCTGCAGTAAAAGAGTCATTGGCTGATGATAATCTAACGATGGAAGAAAAGAGATGGAGACTCTGCACAGTAAATGAAGTAGAGCAAACAAAACTtctattaaatattattcCAATGTCCGCAACTTTCATCCTGTATGGCATGGTGAAATCTCTTGGCAATTCCTTCTTTGTTGAGCAGGCTAACAGCATGAGAGGTGGTATCCCAATAGTTGTTTTTCAGATGATCAAAGGATTTTCTAAAGGGTTAGTCAAAAGTGGGTATAAAATGGTGTTTGAAAAACGGataagaagaataaaaagacaGTACTCTGATGGAGTGAAGATTGGCATTGGTATGCTGGCTTCTATAATATGCTGCGCTGCTGCGTCATCAGTTGAGTCTCAAAGGTTAAAAGCTCTGAGTAAAGAGGGCCTGTCAAATGATCCGAATGCTACTGCCCCCATCACAGCATTTTGGTTGGTTCTGCCATTTTTTTTCCTGGGCGCAATGGAAGGCTTAGCTGGTGATGGCATCCAAGATTTCTTTGGTCATTATGCTCCAGATTCAAGGAGATATGGACCTGTATTTACTAGCTCACTCACCGGATTTGGAACGGTACTTAACATAGGATTCCTATCTTTTCTAGATTATTACAGCAAATCCAGATACAGTGTGAGTTGGCTTGGTGATAATATAAACCAAAGTCGGTTAGATTATATCTATCGCGCATATACCATGGTGGCCCTGTTCAACTGTTTTCTCTATGCTTATGTCTCCTATCAGTATTCTTACGATAATATCATAGGAAGaccagaagaagaagaagagataCCATTCTTGGAagtgaaagaagaagaaacagcaGCCGGAGACCAACAGAACAGCCAAGGGCAAGTGAATGTTGAGTTGCATCCGATTCCAGTGCGTTAG
- the LOC18610225 gene encoding cytochrome b5 gives MFFGKNSLATCVLIGDGRSCSSSCSIVNRGVKDATILVEVGVAGSWQGKDATDDFEDAGHSKSAKELMQNFCVGELDTPSAIIPELEISSKKETADYSQKLMDLTKQYWAVPVAVVGISVVVGFLYLRKKQSNMIFFPIGS, from the exons ATGTTTTTTGGGAAAAATTCTCTGGCTACTTGTGTGCTGATTGGTGATGGTAGAAGCTGCTCCTCTAGTTGTTCAATTGTTAATAGAGGTGTTAAGGATGCAACAATTCTTGTAGAAGTTGGAGTGGCAGGTTCTTG GCAAGGGAAAGACGCAACAGATGATTTTGAAGATGCTGGACACAGCAAAAGTGCGAAAGAGCTCATGCAGAACTTTTGCGTTGGTGAGCTTGACACACCCTCCGCAATCATCCCAGAACTTGAAATTTCCTCCAAGAAGGAAACAGCTGATTACTCTCAGAAGCTCATGGACTTGACAAAGCAATACTGGGCTGTTCCTGTGGCGGTTGTTGGCATATCTGTGGTTGTTGGATTCTTATACCTGCGTAAGAAGCAAAGcaatatgatttttttcccTATTGGCAGCTGA
- the LOC18610226 gene encoding protein NRT1/ PTR FAMILY 5.5, translating to MTTCDALRRWFRWRERLVIFTYGLLFSKGMMSYVLANLMTFLTDLWKLKLKEAAAIVNLQEGLRNMLQICVALCIDACLGYRWMLILSSVLYSTGLGLLAYSVPPYFNKLKHSPFWEGLALVIVGGAAQVIPLYSLSVEQTKVVRVPEHCEATRLKVACCLRKVRIGGWRQMQQRIIRWFGIGFMMLGAITSVYGFIYLEDEWHQRFLRSAIAIVTGLLWFLCGFPFYGPRRLQPSPLSTMLRTLIAAARKRHLNYRGNLEQLHRDDGKENPLLTDHLEWLNKAAVKESSADDNLTPEEKRWRLCTVKEVEQTKLLLNIIPMSATFIVYGMVKSLGNTFFIEQVSSMSGDISSVFFQMIQWFSQISIKRGYKIVFEKRIERIKGRYSDGVKIGIGMLSSVICCAVASSIESKRLQALSKEGRSNDPDATAPITAFWLVLQFSFLGAMEGLAGDGIQDFFGHYAPDSRRYGPVFTSSLTGFGTVLNIGFIAFLDYYSTSRDTEIWLGDSINQSRLDLIYRAYAMVALLNCFIYAYVSYQYSYDNIIGRPEEEKEIPFLEVKEEETAEGDQQNNQEQDVELQRIPVR from the exons ATGACAACATGTGATGCACTCCGAAGATGGTTCAGATGGCGTGAACGACTGGTCATATTCACTTATG GTCTGCTTTTCAgcaagggaatgatgagttATGTGCTGGCAAATCTTATGACATTCCTCACAGATCTCTGGAAATTGAAACTAAAAGAAGCTGCAGCAATCGTCAATCTTCAAGAAGGTCTAAGGAATATGTTGCAGATATGCGTTGCTCTCTGCATAGATGCTTGCCTTGGTTATCGATGGATGTTGATTCTATCTAGTGTTTTATATTCTACT GGACTTGGCCTTTTAGCATACTCAGTGCCTCCATACTTTAACAAGTTGAAACATTCACCTTTCTGGGAAGGATTAGCTCTTGTGATTGTTGGTGGAGCTGCACAAGTTATTCCCCTTTACTCCCTTTCTGTTGAACAAACCAAGGTTGTAAGAGTTCCAGAACACTGTGAAGCAACAAGACTAAAAGTCGCCTGTTGCTTGCGCAAGGTACGAATAGGAGGCTGGCGGCAGATGCAGCAGAGAATAATCAGATGGTTTGGCATCGGATTCATGATGCTGGGAGCCATAACATCAGTTTATGGTTTCATCTATCTTGAAGATGAATGGCATCAACGTTTTTTGAGATCTGCCATTGCCATAGTAACGGGTTTACTTTGGTTTCTTTGTGGTTTCCCCTTCTACGGCCCCCGTCGACTGCAGCCGAGTCCTCTTTCAACTATGCTACGTACCTTGATTGCCGCGGCGCGGAAGAGGCATCTCAATTACCGAGGAAATTTGGAACAACTTCATCGTGATGATGGGAAAGAAAATCCACTCCTTACAGACCATCTTGA GTGGCTCAACAAGGCTGCAGTAAAAGAGTCATCGGCTGATGATAATCTAACGCCGGAAGAAAAGAGATGGAGACTCTGCACGGTGAAGGAAGTAGAGCAAACAAAACTTCTGTTAAATATTATTCCAATGTCTGCAACTTTCATCGTGTACGGCATGGTGAAATCTCTTGGCAATACCTTCTTCATTGAGCAGGTAAGCAGCATGAGCGGTGATATCTCAAGCGTATTTTTTCAGATGATCCAATGGTTTTCtcaaatttcaatcaaaagaGGGTATAAAATTGTGTTTGAAAAACGAATAGAAAGAATAAAGGGACGCTACTCTGATGGAGTGAAGATTGGCATAGGTATGCTGTCTTCTGTAATATGTTGCGCTGTTGCATCATCAATTGAGTCTAAAAGGTTACAAGCTTTGAGTAAAGAGGGCCGGTCAAATGATCCGGATGCTACTGCCCCCATTACAGCATTTTGGTTGGTTCTGCAGTTTTCTTTCCTGGGTGCAATGGAAGGATTAGCTGGTGATGGCATCCAAGATTTCTTTGGTCATTATGCTCCAGATTCAAGGAGATATGGACCTGTATTTACTAGCTCACTCACCGGGTTTGGAACAGTACTTAACATAGGATTCATAGCTTTTCTAGATTATTACAGCACATCCAGAGACACAGAGATTTGGCTCGGTGATAGTATAAACCAAAGTCGGTTGGATTTAATCTATCGCGCATATGCTATGGTGGCCCTGCTCAACTGCTTTATCTATGCTTATGTCTCCTATCAGTATTCTTATGATAATATCATAGGAAGaccagaagaagaaaaagaaataccaTTCTTGGAagtgaaagaagaagaaacagcaGAAGGAGACCAACAGAACAACCAAGAGCAAGATGTTGAGTTGCAAAGAATTCCTGTGCGTTAG
- the LOC18610227 gene encoding folate synthesis bifunctional protein, mitochondrial, whose product MNLFKQLLPTKGGIIGAKKYCRASFCAFLHTTTDQSVEVHSPDQEVVIALGSNVGDRLHNFNEALQLMRKSGIKITRHACLYETAPAYVTDQPRFLNSAVRAVTKLGPHELLGVLKKIEKDKGRTGGIRYGPRPIDLDILFYGKYRIGSDILTVPHERIWERPFVMAPLMDLLGSVIDNDTIACWHSFSTDSDGLLGSWEKLGGESLIGKEGMKRVLPIGNRLWDWSERTSVMGILNLTPDSFSDGGKFLSVETAVSHVHLMISEGADIVDIGAQSTRPMASRISAEEELDRLIPILEAVLGMSEMEGKLISVDTFYSDVALEAVKKGAHIINDVSAGQLDPNMHRIVASLGVPYIAMHMRGDPTTMQSSDNLQYDDVCLQVASELFSRVNDAELSGIPAWRIILDPGIGFSKKTEHNLDILTGLPDIRAEIAKRSLALSHAPVLIGPSRKRFLGEICNRPGAVERDPATIASVTAGILGGANIVRVHNVKDNVDAVKVCDAMLKEWRTRS is encoded by the exons ATGAATCTTTTCAAGCAGCTTTTGCCCACCAAAGGTGGGATTATTGGTGCCAAGAAGTATTGTAGAG CATCTTTCTGTGCCTTTCTTCATACAACCACAGATCAATCAGTGGAAGTTCATTCTCCGGACCAGGAAGTGGTGATTGCTTTAGGAAGCAATGTGGGTGACAGACTTCATAATTTCAATGAAGCCTTGCAGTTAATGAGAAAATCAGGTATAAAAATCACAAGACATGCTTGTTTGTATGAGACTGCTCCTGCCTACGTCACTGATCAGCCCCGATTTCTCAACTCTGCTGTTAGAGCTGTTACAAAGCTAGGGCCACATGAACTTTTGGGAGTGCTTAAGAAAATTGAGAAGGACAAGGGTCGTACTGGTGGAATAAGGTATGGTCCAAGGCCAATTGATCTAGACATCTTGTTTTATGGAAAGTATCGAATTGGTTCTGATATACTTACTGTCCCCCATGAGAGAATATGGGAGCGACCATTTGTAATGGCCCCATTAATGGATTTACTAGGATCTGTTATCGACAATGATACCATTGCTTGCTGGCATTCTTTCTCAACAGATTCAGATGGACTACTTGGTTCATGGGAGAAATTGGGTGGTGAATCCCTCATTGGAAAGGAAGGGATGAAAAGGGTTTTACCCATTGGGAATCGCTTATGGGATTGGTCAGAGAGAACCTCAGTCATGGGTATCCTTAATCTGACCCCAGATAGTTTTAGTGATGGTGGAAAGTTCTTATCTGTGGAGACGGCTGTTTCTCATGTTCACTTGATGATTTCAGAAGGAGCAGATATAGTAGATATTGGTGCACAATCTACACGGCCCATGGCCTCTAGGATATCTGCAGAAGAAGAATTGGATAGGTTAATCCCTATCTTAGAAGCTGTTCTAGGAATGTCTGAGATGGAGGGAAAGCTCATATCCGTGGATACTTTCTATTCAGATGTTGCATTAGAGGCAGTAAAGAAAGGGGCTCATATTATAAATGATGTATCCGCTGGGCAGTTAGATCCTAACATGCATAGGATTGTTGCTAGCCTTGGTGTTCCTTATATCGCTATGCACATGAGGGGAGACCCTACTACAATGCAGAGTAGTGACAACCTGCAGTACGACGATGTGTGTTTGCAGGTTGCCTCTGAGTTGTTCTCAAGAGTCAATGATGCAGAATTGTCAGGTATTCCAGCTTGGAGGATTATCCTTGACCCTGGAATTGGATTCTCCAAGAAGACTGAACATAATTTGGACATCCTCACAGGCTTACCAGACATTCGTGCAGAGATTGCTAAGAGAAGTTTGGCTCTGTCTCATGCTCCCGTACTTATTGGACCATCAAGAAAGAGATTTTTAGGTGAAATTTGCAATCGTCCTGGTGCGGTTGAAAGAGATCCTGCAACCATTGCTTCTGTCACTGCTGGGATTTTGGGAGGTGCAAACATCGTCAGGGTGCACAATGTTAAAGACAATGTAGATGCTGTGAAAGTTTGTGATGCAATGCTAAAAGAGTGGAGAACTCGATCATAA